In Devosia sp. XK-2, one DNA window encodes the following:
- a CDS encoding GFA family protein encodes MPQAEAYTGGCQCGAVRFRVTRLGRPSICHCRMCQKAFGGFFGPLVTAHNATWTRGEPKWFQSSNAARRAFCGDCGTPLAYETRFGLELAIGAFDDPTVAAPQIQVNLTDKLPFFDGLTSLPERHEVSDEWRDFMAGIHSNQHPDHDTNDWPIKEES; translated from the coding sequence ATGCCCCAGGCTGAAGCTTATACGGGTGGCTGCCAGTGTGGCGCGGTGCGATTCCGCGTCACTCGGCTCGGCCGTCCTTCCATCTGCCATTGCCGCATGTGCCAAAAGGCCTTTGGCGGCTTTTTCGGACCCTTGGTGACAGCGCATAACGCCACCTGGACCCGCGGCGAACCCAAATGGTTCCAAAGCTCCAATGCGGCCCGTCGCGCTTTTTGTGGCGATTGTGGCACCCCGCTCGCCTACGAAACCCGCTTCGGATTGGAACTGGCCATCGGCGCTTTTGACGATCCGACCGTCGCCGCCCCTCAAATTCAGGTCAATCTCACCGACAAATTGCCCTTCTTTGATGGTTTGACCAGCCTGCCTGAGCGGCACGAGGTCAGCGACGAATGGCGCGATTTCATGGCCGGCATCCATTCCAACCAGCACCCCGATCACGATACCAATGATTGGCCAATCAAGGAGGAGAGCTGA
- a CDS encoding GFA family protein, giving the protein MDRYKMEVSGGCQCGAVRYHATEMMDNSHICHCRMCQKAVGNIFAALVAAPREAITWTRGAPARFRSSDHVDRGFCAQCGTPLFYDDTTGNRVNFTIGSLDHPELFPPHANTGNESRVPWFETLPSIEDGGITEAPDREAWWSAIQASSHQHPDHDTDTWPPKQ; this is encoded by the coding sequence ATGGATCGCTACAAAATGGAGGTCAGTGGCGGCTGCCAATGCGGCGCCGTGCGCTATCATGCCACCGAGATGATGGACAATTCCCACATCTGCCATTGCCGCATGTGCCAGAAGGCCGTTGGCAATATCTTTGCCGCGCTGGTTGCCGCGCCGCGCGAAGCGATCACCTGGACGCGTGGCGCCCCGGCCCGTTTCCGGTCTTCCGATCATGTCGATCGCGGTTTTTGTGCCCAATGCGGCACGCCACTTTTCTACGACGATACCACCGGCAATCGCGTCAATTTCACCATCGGTTCGCTCGATCATCCCGAACTGTTCCCGCCGCACGCCAACACCGGCAATGAAAGCCGGGTACCCTGGTTTGAGACACTGCCGTCCATCGAAGACGGCGGCATTACTGAGGCGCCGGATCGCGAGGCTTGGTGGAGCGCCATTCAGGCCAGTTCGCACCAGCACCCCGATCACGACACCGACACCTGGCCCCCAAAGCAGTAG
- the cimA gene encoding citramalate synthase, with protein sequence MSRTRLYLFDTTLRDGAQTAGIEFSLEDKIAIAGMLEQIGVDYIEGGYPGANPVDTAFFDAPRTRQAVFTAFGMTKRAGRSAANDPGVMGLVNSAAGAVCYVAKAWDYQVELALSSTTDEHLEGITDSVRTAIAAGKEALVDLEHFFDGYKANRDYALGCVKTALEAGARWVVLCDTNGGTMPAEVREIVKDVMTVAPGDRLGIHPHDDTGQAVANALAAVEAGVCQIQGTLNGLGERCGNANLVTLIPTLVLKPYYAERFETGVTPEHLERLTHISRAFDDRLNRAPARQAPYVGASAFATKAGIHASALLKDFSTYEHVPPESVGNERAIMVSQQAGKSNLLTALARHNISIEKDDPRLEKLLATVKEHESRGYSYDGADASFAVLARRVLGTLPDFFDVENYRAMVERRHNAMGEEITVTEAVVKIRVDGELLMSVAEGNGPVNALDQALRKDLGKYSSQIEDLELVDFKVRILDGGTGAVTRVLVESRDGTGERWVTIGVSPNIIDASFEALYESITYKLLKAAAAQDSTTGANTSRARAIAG encoded by the coding sequence ATGTCCCGCACCCGCCTCTATCTTTTCGACACCACGCTGCGCGACGGCGCGCAGACCGCCGGCATCGAGTTCTCACTCGAGGACAAGATCGCCATTGCGGGAATGCTCGAACAGATCGGTGTCGACTATATCGAGGGCGGCTACCCTGGCGCCAACCCGGTCGATACGGCGTTTTTCGACGCACCTCGGACCAGACAGGCTGTGTTCACCGCCTTTGGCATGACCAAAAGGGCGGGGCGCTCCGCGGCCAACGATCCGGGCGTCATGGGGCTGGTCAATTCGGCGGCGGGCGCGGTCTGCTATGTCGCCAAGGCCTGGGATTATCAGGTCGAGCTGGCGCTGAGCTCCACCACCGACGAGCATCTTGAAGGCATCACGGATTCCGTTCGCACTGCCATCGCGGCCGGCAAGGAAGCCCTGGTCGATCTCGAGCATTTTTTCGATGGCTATAAGGCCAACCGTGACTATGCGCTTGGTTGCGTAAAGACAGCCCTTGAGGCCGGCGCCCGCTGGGTGGTGCTATGCGATACCAATGGCGGCACCATGCCCGCCGAAGTGCGCGAAATCGTCAAGGACGTCATGACCGTGGCGCCCGGTGACCGGCTGGGCATCCACCCCCATGACGATACCGGCCAGGCTGTCGCCAATGCCCTGGCGGCTGTCGAAGCTGGCGTCTGCCAGATCCAGGGCACACTGAACGGCCTGGGTGAACGCTGCGGCAATGCCAATCTGGTGACGCTCATCCCCACATTGGTGCTCAAGCCCTATTATGCCGAGCGCTTCGAAACCGGCGTCACGCCCGAGCATCTCGAACGCCTGACCCACATTTCGCGCGCTTTTGACGACAGGCTCAATCGGGCCCCCGCCCGGCAGGCGCCCTATGTCGGAGCGTCCGCCTTCGCCACCAAGGCAGGCATTCATGCTTCTGCCCTGCTCAAGGATTTCTCCACCTACGAGCATGTGCCGCCCGAAAGCGTGGGCAATGAACGGGCCATCATGGTTTCTCAGCAAGCGGGCAAATCCAACCTGCTCACCGCGCTGGCGCGCCACAATATCAGCATCGAAAAAGACGATCCACGCCTCGAAAAGCTGCTGGCCACTGTCAAAGAGCACGAATCTCGCGGCTATTCCTATGACGGCGCCGACGCTTCCTTTGCTGTGCTGGCCCGCCGCGTTCTGGGCACGCTGCCCGACTTTTTCGATGTCGAGAACTACAGGGCCATGGTCGAGCGCCGGCACAATGCCATGGGCGAGGAAATCACCGTCACCGAGGCCGTGGTCAAGATCAGGGTCGATGGCGAATTGCTCATGTCCGTGGCCGAAGGCAATGGTCCGGTCAACGCGCTCGACCAGGCGCTGCGCAAGGATCTGGGCAAATACTCCTCGCAGATCGAGGATCTGGAGCTGGTGGACTTCAAGGTGCGTATCCTGGACGGCGGCACGGGCGCGGTCACCCGTGTACTGGTTGAAAGTCGCGATGGAACAGGCGAGCGCTGGGTAACCATTGGCGTATCGCCCAACATCATTGATGCCTCGTTTGAAGCTCTGTATGAATCAATCACATACAAGTTGTTGAAGGCTGCTGCGGCTCAGGATTCGACGACGGGGGCAAACACCAGCCGGGCGAGAGCGATCGCCGGCTAA